Proteins from one Mycobacterium sp. HUMS_12744610 genomic window:
- a CDS encoding S8 family serine peptidase: MKLEVQRHRPLRRGHRRRGCKLCHTSRGVLVVISAGNHGKLALSLLVSTDLTGAVGTDRRQILLVAIDHRQNEQRLLAPAEAVNAIIVCATHDEGTDAVAQGYLVDPADGCRSISLVTATGSGYRRSIKPDVMAHGGGAICVGGATAQKVITSRGLSPHSPGLKVATPAGRNETHVTGTSFAAALVARQAARPNDLIDGSMQPCVSSRI; the protein is encoded by the coding sequence ATGAAACTCGAAGTACAGCGTCACAGGCCCCTCCGGCGCGGCCATCGCCGCAGGGGTTGCAAGTTGTGTCATACCTCCCGTGGTGTTCTTGTCGTAATATCCGCTGGAAATCATGGCAAGCTCGCGCTAAGCCTTTTGGTGTCAACCGATCTCACGGGAGCGGTGGGAACTGACCGGCGTCAGATTCTGCTAGTAGCCATCGATCATCGACAGAATGAACAGAGGCTGCTTGCTCCGGCGGAAGCTGTCAATGCAATCATCGTGTGCGCCACTCACGACGAGGGTACTGACGCAGTTGCGCAGGGCTACCTTGTCGACCCGGCGGACGGATGTCGAAGTATCAGCCTCGTGACAGCGACGGGAAGTGGATATCGCCGCAGCATCAAGCCGGACGTAATGGCTCACGGTGGCGGAGCGATCTGTGTCGGCGGTGCAACAGCACAGAAAGTGATCACGTCACGTGGCCTCTCGCCTCATAGCCCCGGGCTCAAGGTGGCGACTCCTGCAGGCCGCAATGAAACTCACGTAACAGGAACCAGTTTCGCTGCCGCATTGGTTGCGCGACAGGCCGCACGCCCCAATGATCTCATCGATGGATCGATGCAGCCCTGCGTTTCGTCCCGTATCTGA
- a CDS encoding transposase, whose translation MLSAPNTTPLHSLPARALFTAGGRSPRQAIADLVSPTPESQAGLAGVAPSTRQSSQVKHVGYRWAADKQLRDAVCDFAGDRRRANLWATDLHNRTQAIGHPSDPPQPGTTDGTLTQGYSWVSLPVRGGGPFRWQLSTCSGAGVVARSCFLCGCLSRRTWSVWWRG comes from the coding sequence ATGTTGTCGGCCCCGAACACGACGCCTCTTCACTCCTTGCCCGCTCGGGCACTGTTCACGGCGGGCGGCCGCTCGCCGAGGCAGGCGATTGCCGACCTCGTTTCCCCCACCCCCGAGTCGCAGGCTGGCCTGGCGGGCGTCGCCCCTTCTACCCGCCAGTCCAGCCAAGTCAAACACGTCGGATACCGTTGGGCAGCAGACAAACAGCTCCGAGACGCCGTCTGTGACTTCGCCGGCGACAGACGCCGAGCTAACCTTTGGGCCACCGACCTGCACAATCGCACCCAAGCCATCGGCCACCCTTCAGACCCTCCTCAACCAGGAACCACAGACGGCACCTTGACACAGGGCTACTCATGGGTTTCTCTCCCGGTGCGCGGTGGCGGGCCGTTTCGCTGGCAACTGTCAACGTGCAGCGGTGCTGGCGTGGTGGCGCGATCGTGTTTTCTGTGCGGCTGCCTCAGTCGGAGGACGTGGTCGGTTTGGTGGCGCGGATGA
- the arsM gene encoding arsenite methyltransferase, translating to MTAEHNELRDQVRASYGAAATAAHSGDTNSDVLTAASCCGSSDSADVGTIFGAGLYGTDEHSEIPAEALAASLGCGNPTAVADLHPGERVLDLGSGGGIDVLLSARRVGPEGFAYGVDMTDEMLALAEENKAKAGATNVEFRKGTIEDIPLPDAAVDVVISNCVINLSADKPAVLAEMFRVLVPGGRIGISDVVAEDQLSAAERAERGSYVGCIAGALSRQEYLDGLAAAGFTDATVTFTHEVAQGMHGAIIRATKPTTSSD from the coding sequence ATGACTGCCGAACACAACGAGCTGCGCGATCAGGTCCGGGCGAGCTACGGCGCCGCCGCCACCGCGGCGCATAGCGGTGACACCAACAGCGACGTGCTGACCGCCGCGAGCTGCTGCGGGTCAAGCGACTCGGCCGATGTTGGGACCATCTTCGGCGCCGGCCTCTACGGCACCGACGAGCATTCCGAGATTCCCGCCGAAGCGCTCGCGGCCAGCTTGGGCTGCGGTAACCCGACCGCGGTCGCCGACCTGCACCCGGGCGAACGGGTGCTTGACTTGGGTTCCGGCGGCGGCATTGATGTGTTGTTGTCGGCGCGCCGGGTCGGCCCAGAGGGGTTCGCCTACGGCGTTGACATGACCGACGAAATGCTCGCCCTGGCCGAGGAGAACAAAGCCAAGGCTGGTGCCACCAACGTCGAGTTCCGCAAGGGCACCATCGAGGACATACCGCTGCCCGACGCCGCCGTGGACGTGGTGATCTCCAATTGTGTGATCAACCTGTCGGCCGACAAACCGGCCGTGCTCGCCGAGATGTTCCGCGTCCTGGTCCCCGGCGGGCGGATCGGGATCTCCGACGTGGTCGCCGAAGACCAGCTCAGTGCGGCCGAGCGCGCCGAACGCGGCTCCTACGTCGGCTGCATCGCCGGAGCGCTGTCCCGCCAGGAATACCTCGACGGGCTGGCCGCAGCCGGATTCACCGATGCCACCGTCACCTTCACCCACGAAGTCGCCCAAGGAATGCACGGCGCGATCATCCGCGCCACCAAACCGACCACGTCCTCCGACTGA
- a CDS encoding ArsR/SmtB family transcription factor, whose protein sequence is MPATTKSLTERDDSRPVADLAACCSPITDGVLDAAAAERLAGVLKALAEPTRLRLVSLIAGHEGAEACVCELTAPVGLSQPTVSHHLKILVEAGLLERTQRGKWAYYRVVLATLDALGEVFVGPRRH, encoded by the coding sequence ATGCCCGCCACGACCAAGTCTCTGACCGAACGCGACGACTCGCGGCCGGTGGCCGACCTTGCTGCGTGCTGCAGCCCGATCACCGACGGCGTGCTGGACGCGGCGGCCGCCGAGCGGCTGGCCGGCGTGCTCAAGGCGTTGGCCGAACCGACGCGGCTGCGGCTGGTGTCGCTGATCGCGGGCCATGAGGGTGCGGAGGCGTGCGTGTGCGAGCTGACCGCGCCGGTCGGGCTGTCCCAGCCGACGGTGTCGCACCACCTCAAGATCCTGGTCGAGGCAGGCCTGCTGGAACGAACACAACGCGGCAAGTGGGCCTACTACCGGGTGGTGCTCGCCACCCTGGATGCACTCGGTGAGGTGTTTGTCGGTCCGCGCCGTCACTGA
- the arsD gene encoding arsenite efflux transporter metallochaperone ArsD, with protein sequence MSKIEVFEPALCCATGVCGEDVDQDLVTFSADMDFVRSRGGEVVRYNLASEPLAFAENDAAKAFLEVAGSEGLPLILVDGVTATTGRYPDRAQLARWAGVAADEAASPVMLGVTETGAGGCCGGADTSCC encoded by the coding sequence ATGAGCAAAATTGAGGTATTCGAACCCGCGCTATGCTGCGCCACCGGTGTGTGCGGTGAGGACGTCGACCAAGACTTGGTGACGTTTTCGGCCGACATGGATTTCGTCCGGAGTCGCGGCGGGGAGGTGGTCCGCTACAACCTGGCGAGCGAACCGCTCGCGTTCGCCGAAAACGATGCGGCGAAGGCGTTTTTGGAGGTTGCCGGCTCTGAGGGGCTGCCGCTGATCCTGGTCGACGGTGTCACCGCGACGACCGGCCGCTACCCCGACCGCGCGCAGCTGGCCCGCTGGGCCGGCGTGGCGGCCGACGAAGCAGCGTCGCCGGTGATGCTCGGAGTCACCGAAACAGGCGCAGGCGGCTGCTGCGGCGGCGCAGACACCAGCTGCTGTTGA
- a CDS encoding alpha/beta fold hydrolase, translated as MDIFAEWQKDSTQLRWRSTTAANDETEVSVFTRRCGTPGAPALVLVHGFPTSSIDYYGLSRELSSEFDIHVLDFPGYGLSDKPPEPYVYSLYDDARLLVDAITRVWQLSEYRMLAHDRGSSVAMIAVGMLADLDPPAVPVDLFLTNANIYLPLSNLTSFQTALLDDATARDTAAAVTPEMLATGMAAGTFMPRRTLEDPEIAAMAKCFAHNDGVRVLPDTIKYLHERAADETGWLEALFTSPVNTTLAWGLHDSIAPLRVPNHVWQAYLKNKPGRNRYWVVPNADHYLQCDAPGQLAQIVRLTAQGVELPLQTLDDEPGGAVLIDKTAV; from the coding sequence TTGGACATCTTCGCGGAGTGGCAGAAAGACAGCACGCAGCTTCGTTGGCGGTCGACCACGGCGGCCAACGACGAAACCGAGGTCTCGGTGTTCACCCGCCGGTGCGGAACGCCCGGTGCGCCCGCGCTGGTGCTGGTGCACGGCTTCCCGACGTCGAGCATCGACTATTACGGCTTGTCGCGGGAGCTGAGCTCCGAGTTCGACATCCACGTCCTGGACTTCCCGGGCTACGGGCTGTCCGACAAGCCACCCGAGCCCTACGTGTACTCGCTGTACGACGACGCACGCCTGCTCGTCGACGCGATCACCCGGGTGTGGCAGCTGAGCGAGTACCGCATGCTCGCCCACGACCGCGGCAGCAGCGTCGCGATGATCGCCGTGGGCATGCTCGCCGACCTGGACCCGCCGGCGGTGCCCGTCGACCTCTTCCTGACCAACGCCAACATCTATCTGCCGCTGTCCAACCTCACCTCGTTCCAGACCGCGCTGCTCGACGACGCGACCGCACGCGACACCGCGGCCGCGGTCACCCCGGAGATGCTCGCGACGGGCATGGCGGCGGGCACCTTCATGCCCCGGCGCACACTGGAAGACCCCGAGATCGCGGCAATGGCCAAGTGTTTCGCCCACAACGACGGGGTCCGGGTGCTGCCCGACACCATCAAGTACCTGCACGAGCGCGCCGCCGACGAAACCGGTTGGCTCGAAGCGCTTTTCACCAGCCCGGTCAACACCACGCTGGCGTGGGGCCTGCACGACAGCATCGCGCCCCTGCGCGTGCCCAACCATGTCTGGCAGGCGTACCTGAAGAACAAGCCGGGCCGCAACCGCTACTGGGTGGTTCCCAACGCCGATCACTACCTGCAGTGCGACGCGCCCGGACAACTGGCCCAGATCGTCCGCCTCACCGCCCAGGGCGTGGAGCTGCCGCTGCAGACGCTCGACGACGAGCCCGGGGGCGCGGTGTTGATCGACAAGACCGCCGTCTAA
- a CDS encoding lipoprotein LpqH, translating to MRRTVAGIGVAVVAASLPACSGDGGRQAATPATTSSVPVSPTTVMIGGTTHTMMSPVNCTTTAAQRDATPPESGDLTIRIAVHDDASSVRLTLSDLNPPTVDGFAISLKVGDGRYQFPYQAPQSPIQVQATKDGKSYTVTGTGQATTPDQSGARPVTFGIHVTCP from the coding sequence ATGCGGCGGACGGTTGCCGGGATCGGCGTGGCCGTGGTGGCGGCCAGCCTGCCGGCCTGCAGCGGTGACGGCGGCCGGCAGGCCGCCACCCCCGCTACCACCAGTTCCGTCCCGGTGAGCCCGACCACCGTCATGATCGGCGGCACCACCCACACCATGATGTCGCCGGTGAACTGCACCACCACGGCGGCGCAGCGCGACGCGACGCCCCCGGAATCGGGGGACCTGACCATCCGCATCGCCGTCCACGACGACGCGTCCTCGGTGCGGCTGACCCTGTCCGACCTGAATCCCCCGACCGTCGACGGCTTCGCCATCTCGCTGAAGGTGGGCGACGGCCGGTACCAGTTCCCGTATCAGGCACCGCAGTCACCGATCCAGGTCCAGGCGACCAAGGACGGCAAGAGCTACACGGTGACGGGCACGGGTCAGGCGACGACGCCGGATCAAAGCGGTGCGCGCCCGGTGACATTCGGCATCCACGTGACCTGCCCGTAG
- a CDS encoding TIGR03619 family F420-dependent LLM class oxidoreductase, with protein sequence MSTTPVRLSVATPVVTMLPHLSGDWENDASIDDLARIAEAADRLGYHHLTCSEHIALPAAEKGRRGARYWDPLATFGYLAARTHRIRLATNVLVLGYHHPLEIAKRYGTLDKVSNGRLVLGVGVGSLEAEFDLLGAPFEDRGARADDALRALRASLSVAEPVYHGEFYAFDGVVVDPCAVQERVPIWIGGRTLRSLRRAVTLADGWAPFNVSLHQARDWLGRFELPPRFEVVLPPPALLDPIGEPERTHALLGETVAHGATIVSAVFAHRSLEHYLDALQALAELGAP encoded by the coding sequence ATGAGCACCACCCCCGTACGGCTGTCGGTGGCCACACCGGTGGTGACGATGCTTCCCCACCTCAGCGGCGACTGGGAGAACGACGCCTCCATCGACGACCTGGCCCGCATCGCCGAGGCCGCGGACCGCCTCGGCTATCACCACCTGACCTGCAGCGAGCACATCGCGCTGCCCGCCGCCGAAAAGGGCCGCCGCGGCGCCCGGTACTGGGACCCGCTGGCCACCTTCGGTTATCTGGCCGCACGCACGCACCGAATCCGGTTGGCCACCAACGTGTTGGTGCTCGGCTACCACCATCCACTCGAGATCGCCAAGCGCTACGGGACGCTGGACAAGGTCAGCAACGGCAGGCTCGTCCTCGGCGTGGGCGTCGGCAGCCTCGAAGCGGAGTTCGACCTCCTCGGCGCGCCTTTCGAGGACCGCGGCGCGCGCGCCGACGACGCGCTGCGCGCGTTGCGGGCCTCGCTGTCGGTCGCCGAACCCGTCTACCACGGCGAGTTCTACGCGTTCGACGGTGTGGTCGTCGACCCGTGTGCGGTACAGGAGCGGGTGCCGATCTGGATCGGTGGGCGCACGCTGCGCTCGCTGCGCCGGGCGGTCACCCTGGCCGACGGCTGGGCGCCCTTCAACGTGAGCCTGCACCAGGCCCGGGACTGGCTGGGCCGCTTCGAGTTACCCCCGAGGTTCGAGGTCGTGCTGCCCCCGCCGGCGCTGCTGGACCCGATCGGCGAGCCCGAACGCACCCACGCGTTGCTCGGGGAGACCGTCGCGCACGGCGCCACCATCGTCAGCGCCGTGTTCGCCCATCGCTCGCTGGAGCACTACCTGGACGCCCTGCAGGCGCTGGCCGAGCTGGGTGCGCCGTGA
- a CDS encoding SDR family NAD(P)-dependent oxidoreductase produces MTGRLEGKVAIVTGASTGLGPVLGALFVREGARVLLAARREDLVRAAAAEAGAGAIAMRADVTDEGDVAAMVSRAVEEFGHVDILCNNAAAPGQDRWIWEQTLENWNATIAIDVTAAMLCTREVLNRSMLQRRSGVILNFSSTAGYTGVVRKSHYVTAKASLRAFTKSVALEVGSYGIRCNCIVPGSIDTELWRNWVQRSADEQGVDFATQRARILKGVALRDISSTEDVANLALFLAGDESRTITGQSIPVDAGGYLQG; encoded by the coding sequence ATGACAGGCCGGCTTGAGGGCAAGGTCGCGATCGTCACCGGCGCGAGCACGGGCCTGGGGCCGGTGCTGGGCGCGCTGTTCGTCCGCGAGGGCGCCCGGGTGCTGCTGGCGGCGCGACGCGAGGACCTGGTCCGCGCGGCCGCGGCGGAGGCCGGTGCCGGCGCGATCGCCATGCGCGCCGACGTGACCGACGAGGGCGACGTCGCGGCCATGGTGTCACGGGCGGTCGAGGAGTTCGGGCACGTCGACATCCTGTGCAACAACGCCGCCGCGCCCGGGCAGGACCGCTGGATCTGGGAGCAGACGCTGGAGAACTGGAACGCCACGATCGCCATCGACGTCACCGCGGCGATGCTGTGCACCCGCGAGGTGCTCAACCGGTCGATGCTGCAACGCCGCAGCGGCGTGATCCTGAACTTCTCCTCCACCGCCGGCTACACCGGCGTCGTGCGCAAGAGCCATTACGTCACCGCCAAGGCGTCGCTGCGGGCGTTCACCAAATCGGTTGCGCTGGAAGTCGGTTCGTACGGCATCCGGTGCAACTGCATCGTCCCCGGCTCCATCGACACCGAGCTGTGGCGCAACTGGGTGCAGCGCAGCGCCGACGAGCAGGGCGTCGACTTCGCGACGCAGCGCGCGAGAATCCTCAAGGGCGTCGCACTGCGGGACATCTCCTCGACCGAGGACGTCGCCAACCTGGCGTTGTTCCTGGCCGGCGACGAGAGCAGAACCATCACGGGCCAGTCGATCCCCGTCGACGCCGGGGGGTACCTGCAGGGATGA
- a CDS encoding sulfurtransferase translates to MEARDRVLITVTELAALIEAGAALSVLDVRWRLDEPDGRAAYGRGHLPGAVYVSLEDELSDHTVAGRGRHPLPSGRDLEAAARRWGVRHDDVVVVSDDWNRAGSARAWWVLTAAGLADVRILDGGLGAWRSAGHRLETGHATPRAGNVTVPHDDIYSGRRPTLTAEQSGSGQLPLLDARAPERFRGDVEPLDPVAGHIPGATNLPSGDVLAADGTFLGDEALRRLLADRGVDGEVGVYCGSGITAAITIAALAATGRRAALYPGSWSEWSSDPARAVSRGPE, encoded by the coding sequence GTGGAGGCGCGCGACCGGGTGCTGATCACCGTCACCGAACTCGCCGCCCTCATCGAGGCGGGCGCTGCGCTGAGCGTCCTGGACGTGCGGTGGCGGCTCGACGAGCCCGACGGGCGGGCGGCCTACGGGCGGGGTCACCTGCCGGGCGCGGTGTATGTGTCCCTCGAGGACGAACTCAGCGACCACACCGTCGCCGGCCGCGGACGTCACCCCCTGCCATCGGGCCGTGACCTGGAGGCGGCCGCGCGCCGGTGGGGCGTCCGGCACGACGACGTTGTCGTGGTGTCCGACGACTGGAATCGAGCGGGCTCCGCGCGGGCGTGGTGGGTGCTGACCGCGGCCGGGCTCGCCGACGTGCGCATCCTCGACGGCGGGCTCGGCGCCTGGCGGTCGGCCGGACACCGCCTCGAAACCGGCCACGCCACCCCGCGGGCCGGGAATGTGACTGTGCCGCATGATGATATCTATTCCGGTCGCCGGCCCACGTTGACCGCCGAGCAGTCGGGGTCGGGGCAGCTGCCACTGCTGGACGCGCGGGCGCCCGAACGCTTCCGCGGCGACGTCGAACCGCTCGACCCGGTCGCCGGTCACATCCCGGGCGCAACGAACCTGCCCAGCGGCGACGTCCTGGCGGCCGACGGCACGTTCCTCGGCGACGAGGCCCTGCGCCGGCTGCTGGCCGACCGGGGCGTCGACGGCGAGGTGGGCGTGTATTGCGGCTCGGGGATCACCGCCGCGATCACGATCGCGGCGCTCGCCGCGACGGGCCGCCGGGCGGCGCTGTATCCGGGGTCGTGGTCGGAGTGGAGTTCGGATCCGGCCCGCGCCGTGAGCCGAGGTCCGGAATAG
- a CDS encoding TetR/AcrR family transcriptional regulator encodes MPRVVKHPDVRRAELLDLAAGLFLRRGYDNVSLNDLIAAAGISKGAFYHWFPSKEALIAALAERGARSAFDAVEKVVAECEGGALARLNAALRAGFDVKMRMAAPEQLAAMASLLRPDNAHLYGRVLAAEEALFLPLLTRLVAEGVGEGVFDTFDPEGAADLIYGLAARTNSKVLAALQPGDEPARQRAVDALTARFRLHGLAADRILGLPDGSIATLSRAQVEAMVAAPPRHC; translated from the coding sequence GTGCCCCGGGTCGTTAAGCATCCCGACGTCCGCAGGGCCGAACTGCTCGACCTGGCGGCGGGGCTGTTCCTGCGGCGCGGCTATGACAACGTCAGCCTCAACGATCTGATCGCCGCCGCCGGCATCTCCAAAGGGGCTTTCTACCACTGGTTTCCGTCGAAGGAGGCGTTGATCGCGGCGCTGGCCGAACGTGGCGCGCGCTCGGCTTTCGACGCGGTCGAAAAGGTCGTCGCCGAATGCGAGGGTGGCGCGCTGGCCCGGCTCAACGCCGCGCTGCGGGCCGGTTTCGACGTCAAGATGCGCATGGCCGCACCGGAGCAGCTGGCCGCGATGGCGTCGTTGCTGCGCCCGGACAACGCCCACCTCTACGGGCGCGTGCTGGCCGCCGAGGAAGCGCTGTTTCTGCCCCTGTTGACGCGGCTGGTCGCCGAGGGGGTCGGCGAGGGGGTGTTCGACACCTTCGACCCCGAAGGGGCCGCCGACCTGATCTACGGCCTTGCCGCGCGCACGAACTCGAAGGTGCTGGCTGCGCTGCAGCCCGGCGACGAGCCCGCGCGGCAGCGGGCGGTCGACGCCCTGACAGCCCGGTTCCGGCTGCACGGGCTGGCCGCGGACCGCATCCTGGGCCTGCCCGACGGAAGCATCGCCACACTCTCGCGCGCCCAGGTCGAGGCGATGGTCGCGGCGCCGCCCCGACATTGCTGA
- a CDS encoding IS630 family transposase → MVSPHRITLSAQDRDTLNGWVRAGATPQKLVLRAMIVLLAADGAPNAAIAEELGICVDTARKWRARFAGKGIEGLADAPRSGRPPIYTPADRAKVTAWACELPAEHDLPLSRWSAVDLAAQLRRDGIAASVSTVRRWLDHDALKPWQHRSWIFVRDPDFEAKAAVVLELYARTYQGTPLGADEYVISADEKPSIQARDRCHRTVATRPGRPMRVNHDYHRRGALAYLAAYDVHQARVFGRCETSTGIKAFTRLVDQVMTSQPYASATRVFFIVDNGSSHRGIAAIDRLSARYPNATMIHTPVHASWLNQVEIYFSIVQRKVLTPNDFPDLTVLEQRLATFQDCYNRTAEPFRWRYTSADLHQHLTRLDHHTPAA, encoded by the coding sequence ATGGTCAGCCCGCACCGGATCACGCTGAGCGCCCAAGACCGCGACACCCTCAACGGGTGGGTGCGCGCCGGGGCCACACCACAAAAACTGGTGCTGCGCGCGATGATCGTGTTGCTGGCCGCCGACGGCGCGCCGAACGCGGCGATCGCCGAGGAACTGGGCATCTGCGTGGACACCGCGCGTAAGTGGCGGGCCCGGTTCGCCGGCAAGGGCATCGAGGGCCTGGCCGATGCGCCGCGTTCGGGGCGCCCACCGATCTACACCCCGGCCGACCGGGCCAAGGTCACCGCTTGGGCGTGCGAGCTGCCCGCCGAACACGACCTGCCGCTGTCGCGATGGAGTGCTGTGGATCTAGCCGCCCAACTGCGCCGCGACGGCATCGCGGCATCGGTGTCCACGGTGCGCCGCTGGCTGGACCACGATGCGCTCAAACCATGGCAGCACCGATCGTGGATCTTCGTGCGCGACCCCGACTTCGAGGCCAAAGCCGCCGTTGTGCTCGAGTTGTACGCCCGCACCTATCAGGGCACCCCACTGGGAGCCGATGAATACGTGATCTCCGCCGACGAGAAACCCTCGATCCAGGCCCGCGACCGGTGCCACCGCACCGTAGCGACCCGGCCGGGGCGCCCGATGCGGGTCAATCACGACTACCACCGCCGCGGCGCGCTGGCGTATCTGGCCGCCTACGACGTGCACCAGGCCCGGGTCTTCGGCCGTTGCGAGACCTCCACCGGCATCAAGGCGTTCACCCGACTGGTCGACCAGGTCATGACCAGCCAGCCCTACGCATCAGCCACGCGGGTGTTCTTCATCGTCGATAACGGCTCCTCACACCGCGGTATCGCCGCGATCGACCGGCTCAGCGCCCGCTACCCGAATGCGACCATGATCCACACCCCCGTGCACGCCTCCTGGCTCAACCAAGTCGAGATCTACTTCTCCATCGTCCAGCGGAAAGTACTCACCCCCAACGACTTCCCCGACCTCACCGTGCTCGAGCAACGCCTGGCAACATTCCAGGATTGCTACAACCGCACCGCCGAACCATTCCGCTGGCGATACACCAGCGCTGACCTTCACCAACACCTCACCCGGCTCGACCACCACACCCCTGCCGCATGA
- a CDS encoding helix-turn-helix domain-containing protein: MSEANSGGDRSHRRPKRFLSPSQKYEIWLQLVRQEVTIAEAAANHQVDRTTIMRVRTIAKEGALAALAAAKPGAAARQRDYELDAAKAENARLSEALKEMAVRLTLVEGKGRWG, from the coding sequence ATGTCCGAAGCAAACTCTGGTGGCGACCGCTCGCACCGTCGCCCGAAGCGGTTCTTGAGCCCGTCGCAGAAGTACGAGATATGGCTGCAGCTGGTACGCCAGGAGGTGACGATCGCCGAGGCCGCCGCCAACCATCAGGTGGATCGCACGACGATCATGCGCGTCCGCACGATCGCCAAGGAAGGTGCGCTGGCCGCGCTGGCGGCAGCCAAGCCAGGCGCGGCGGCCCGCCAACGCGACTACGAACTCGATGCCGCCAAGGCCGAGAACGCGCGGCTGTCCGAGGCACTCAAGGAGATGGCCGTGCGGCTGACGTTGGTCGAGGGAAAAGGGCGCTGGGGCTAA
- a CDS encoding transposase, with protein sequence MATKTALLGLLDQAVDEGWTLRQACHALELGELRAHRWIARRAIGQLVDKIPGGSPMHGLLDEEVSEILALFDQWGETDRSHRKLAHRGSYLGRVWVSPSSVRRVLFLADKHFRPLPKPGRSQRKPFPDWVDYKPNSIWIYDTTHFTRAGMAVLIIQDLVSRKWITEVVSAEETSTQVEIGFTDALDIEGLLQAVERRADGLVDIGIDDQARPILLAVSDNGPQMTSGSTREFMAMSAIAQHFGRPGTPTDQAWIESFNGHLKAEFPHLLAIEDPATLRAELAVTRQFWNGVRLHAGIGYVTPNDEHEGRGEAIRKARQAGLESARNRRLAWHRQQRHTQPIQDPDDVV encoded by the coding sequence GTGGCCACCAAGACGGCGCTGTTGGGCTTGCTCGACCAGGCGGTCGATGAAGGTTGGACACTGCGCCAGGCATGCCATGCGTTGGAGCTCGGCGAGCTGCGGGCACATCGCTGGATCGCTCGCCGAGCGATCGGCCAGCTGGTCGACAAGATCCCTGGTGGGTCGCCCATGCATGGGCTGCTCGACGAAGAAGTCAGCGAGATCTTGGCGTTGTTCGACCAGTGGGGCGAGACCGACCGCTCGCACCGCAAGCTTGCTCACCGCGGCTCTTATCTGGGCCGGGTATGGGTGTCACCGTCGAGTGTTCGTCGGGTCCTGTTCTTGGCGGACAAGCACTTTCGACCACTTCCCAAGCCTGGACGTTCTCAACGCAAGCCCTTCCCGGATTGGGTGGACTACAAGCCGAACTCGATCTGGATTTACGATACGACGCACTTCACCAGGGCGGGGATGGCAGTGTTGATCATTCAGGATTTGGTCTCGCGCAAGTGGATCACCGAGGTCGTCTCCGCTGAGGAAACCTCCACCCAGGTCGAGATCGGGTTCACCGACGCGCTCGACATCGAGGGACTCCTGCAGGCCGTTGAGCGACGCGCCGACGGCCTGGTCGATATCGGCATCGACGACCAGGCCCGGCCGATCCTGCTCGCGGTGTCCGATAACGGTCCCCAGATGACGTCGGGCTCGACGCGGGAGTTCATGGCCATGTCTGCGATCGCCCAGCACTTCGGACGCCCCGGAACGCCGACCGATCAAGCCTGGATCGAGAGTTTCAACGGGCACCTCAAGGCCGAGTTCCCGCACCTGCTCGCGATCGAGGACCCCGCCACCCTGCGCGCCGAACTTGCCGTCACCCGCCAATTCTGGAACGGAGTCCGGTTGCACGCCGGCATCGGCTATGTCACGCCCAACGACGAACACGAAGGACGAGGGGAGGCCATCCGCAAAGCACGCCAAGCCGGGCTCGAATCCGCCCGCAACCGCCGACTTGCCTGGCACCGCCAGCAAAGGCACACTCAACCCATACAGGATCCCGACGATGTTGTCTGA
- a CDS encoding MPT63 family protein — MKVTSMIATAVAAAVLALAGIVVAPTVSAAYPIVGKLGSELTMTDTVGQVVLAYKVGGLQPSNDETPGYTPAGKLWEATVTVRAIQGSVTPAISQFNAVAPNEAAYRVLWFVASPTNISGATIPEGAQSTGKIHFDVTGPSPNTVTMNNGMEDLLIWGP; from the coding sequence ATGAAGGTCACCTCGATGATAGCGACGGCGGTGGCGGCCGCGGTCCTGGCGCTGGCCGGAATCGTTGTCGCGCCCACCGTTTCGGCGGCTTACCCGATCGTCGGCAAGCTCGGCAGCGAACTGACGATGACCGACACCGTCGGCCAGGTCGTGCTGGCCTACAAAGTCGGCGGTCTACAGCCCAGCAACGACGAGACGCCCGGCTACACCCCTGCCGGCAAACTGTGGGAGGCCACGGTCACCGTCCGGGCGATCCAGGGCAGCGTCACCCCGGCCATCTCGCAGTTCAACGCCGTCGCCCCCAACGAGGCCGCCTACCGGGTGCTGTGGTTCGTCGCGAGCCCCACCAACATCAGCGGGGCCACGATCCCCGAAGGCGCCCAGTCGACCGGCAAGATCCACTTCGACGTCACGGGTCCGTCGCCGAACACCGTCACGATGAACAACGGCATGGAAGACCTCCTCATATGGGGCCCGTAG